The nucleotide sequence CCTTCCGCGGCGCCGGTGGTCGCGGAGGCCGTGCCCGGGGAGCCGGGCCGCGCGGGATGACGCGGGCGCGCCGCGCGTGGGGCGCTCGTACCGTCGGCGCGGGCCGGGCCGTCAGGACTTCTTGGCGGCCTTCGCGGCTTTCGCGGCCTGCTTGGCCTCCTGCTTGGTCGCCCGGACCTTCGCGAGCGATTCGGGTCCGGTGATGTCGGCCACCGACCGGAACGAGCCTTCCTCGCCGTACGCGCCCGCCGCCTCGCGCCAGCCCTCGGGGGTGACGCCGTACTGCTTGCCGAGCAGCGCGGTGAAGATCTGCGCCTTCTGGGTGCCGTACCCGGGCAACGCGTTCAGGCGTGCGAACAGGTCCTTGCCCGTCGCGACGCCCTTCCAGACCGCCGCCGCGTCGCCGTCGTAGTGGTCGACCAGGTACCGGCACAGCTGCTGGACGCGCTTGGCCATCGACCCCGGGTAGCGGTGCACGGCCGGTTTCTCGGCCACGAGCGCCGCGAACGCCTCCGGGTCGTACGCCGCGATCGCGTGCGCGTCGAGATCGTCGCCGCCCATCCGCCGCGCGATCGTGTGGGGTCCGTTGAAGGCCCACTCCATGGGGATCTGCTGGTCCAGCAGCATCCCGATCAGCGCGGCGAGCGGGCTGCGGCCGAGGAGCGCGTCGGCGTCGGGCTGCTGGGCCAGGTGGATCGTCGTCATGCCCCGATTTTGGCACCGGGCCCGGGCACCGGCGCGGCGGGAGGCCTCGCGGGTACACGCTGTGGCGGCATAGGCTCACAGAACGAGACCTCGGCCGTGGACGGTGGAGCATGCCTGGCCCGGTAAGCGACCTCGCCGCGCGGATCCTGCCCCGGTGGCGGCTCCCCGCGGTGGATCACCACTCCCTCGCGTGGCGGGCGACGCTGTTCATCGTCGTGTGTGCCGTGTGCTGGCCGTTCCAGGCATACGGGCTCAACAGCGATCTCCTCGAAGGGGGCATGGCCCGCGGCGTCCTCGTCGCCGCGCCGCTGCTGTTCCAGCTCGCGCTGCTGCGCTACTACGTGCTGCGCCACCTGCACCCGCACCCGTGGGCGCTGCTCGTCCCCGGGGCCGTCGGGGGCCTGCTGCTGCTCGCGTCGGCGCTCCAGGCGTACGACCTCTACATGTTCGTCTTCGGCAAGGACGGCAGCGCGGTCATCGTCGGCGAGCGCGAGTCCGACGGGAGGCCCGGGAGCGACCGGCCCGACACGGAATGCGTCGTGCGGCTCCCCGACGGCGACCGCGACAAACTGCACGGCGGCGGCCGGTGCCCCGGCGAGCCGGGGGACGAGTTCCTGGTGGTGTACGACCCCGCCAACCGCGTCCCGCCGGACCTCGGCACGGTCTCGTCGCTCAACCCGGGGGCCGCGACGGGCCTCGGCGCGGCTGGGATGGCCGTGCTGATCGTGACCGTCGGCGTGGTCGTGAAGCGGGCGGAGGACGACCCGCCCAACTGAACCCGGCGGGACCCCGAGGGGCGGGTGCGGCGAAGAGATCCGCACCCGCCCCGCACGGCGTCGCGCGGCCCGCTCAGATCTCCAGGCCGGCCTCGATGCCCCGGAGCTGGTGGCGGGCCATGGCGAGGTTCGCGCGGCCCTTGTCGAGCGCCAGGTACAGGAACAGGCCGTTCTTGCCGCGACCCCTCAGCAGCCTGATCAGGTGGTACTGGGTGCCGAGGGTGATGAGGATGTCCTCGATCTCGTCCTTGATGCCCAGCATCTCCATGGCGCGGGCCTTGGCGCGGACGACGTCGGTGTTCCCGGCCGCGGCGACGGTCAGGTCGAGGTCCTTGCCGCCGCCGAGGACGCCCAGCGCCATTCCGCTGTTGTAGTCGACGAGGGCCACGCCGATCGTGCCCTCGATGGTGGTCATCGCTTCCTTGAGCGCGGTGTCGGTGTTGGCAGCCATCTGAGTGGGCCTTTCTGCTCCGGTGGGCTCGTGCGTCGGTGTCGCACGAGGCGGTCTCGTGCGCGTGGTTCTCACGCGTGGTGCGGGCATGGCGTCGCTCCCGGCGTCGACTCGTATCCGTCCCGCGCCGTCGGCGACGTCGCGGGTGACGTCGCGGGTGACGTCGCGGGTCAGGCGCCGTTCTCGCGGGCCTTCAGCGCTTCGGTCACCAGGTCGGCGATGCGGGCGCCGGAGAGCCGCGATTCCAGGTGCAGCCGACCGATGTTCGTCCGCGGTTCGGCCAGGACGGTCAGAACCGCGAGCGGGCCGGCGGCGTACGTCGCGACGTAGCCGTCGTCGCCGCGTATCAGCAGTTCGCGGAAATCGCCGCGCCCGGTGGTGGCGGCCATCCGCACCGCGACGGCGAGGGACGCGGCGGTCAGCGCGGCGATGCTCTCGCCTTCCGGTCCGGCCGCGTCCTGGGCGATGACCAGGCCGTCGACACCGGCCGCCACGGCCCCGGTGACCTGGGGCAGGCGGGCCCGCAACCGCCGGATCTCGTCGAGGACCTCGGCTTCCGCGACGGGCACGTGTGGTTTCCTCCTCCCGGCGCGCTGCCACAGCGCACGCTTCATGACGGGGTGGTGGGGGTCATGCGACCGGTGTTCGCGGTCACAGGCGTGCCTCCAGTGCGTCGCGGATTCGGCGCAGGAGCTCGATGTCGGGTGGTGCGGTGCCGGGGGCGTCGCCGGGCCACGGCGGTGCCGACGGGTCCGGGGGCCGGGCCCCGGCGGGCGGGCCGGGGTCGGGGTGCGGCGGGGCCACCAGTCCGGCGGCGGCCATTCGGCGCACCTCGGCCAGCACGTGGAACGCCGGGCGGCCGAGGAGGTGGGCGATGCCGCCGGGGGTGCGCACGCCGTCGGCGAGGTCCAGCACGGCACGGCGGAACGCGGCGCGCGGCGGAGGTGCCTCGGGGCGGCGGAGCACGGGGGAGACGTCGAGCCGGGCATCCGGGAACGCCCGGTCGAGCAGGACGCGGCGGCGTCGGCACTCGCGGGCGACGGCGGGTGCGGAGACCGGGCGGATCGGGCCGAGCCCGTGCGCGCCGCCGGGACGGAAGCGCACGGGGCCGGCGTCCGGTGCGAGGGTGAAGTACGCGGCGTCGAACAGCGCGGCCAGGTGGGCGATCTCCAACTCGCCGGTGCCGAGCAGGTGTCGCTCCAAAAGGTGGCGTCCGACGCGGCCGTCTTCCCCGGCCCGGTCGACGGCCTGCCGCCACGCGTCGGGAGTCAGCCGCCCGCCCGCGGCGAGCAGCGTGTCGAGCGTCGGCGCGGCCGGGCTCTCGGCGTGGACGACCTCGCCGCGCCGCAGGTAGAGCGCGCCGGTTCCGCTGAGCAGGACGCCGGACGCGGACGGGTCCTCGGCGAGGAGGGCGAGGAGCGCGTCGGTGGGCGGGGCGGGAGCGGTGGCGCCGGGGCCGGGGCCGCGGCCGGGGGTCGGGTCGGAGTCGGGGTTCGGGGTGCGGCGGGGTAAGCGGCGCGGGAGCGGGGCGACCGGGGTGGGGGGCGGCGCGGCGGTGCCGGGGGGCCGGGCCGCGCGGTCGGGGGCGGGGCCGGGCTCGTGGTCGGGGGCATGGCCGGGCTCGGGGCCGGGGTCGCGGGGTGCGGCGTGCCGGAGGCCGGGGGCGGGCGGCGGCGCGGTGCGGGGTGTGCGGTGGTGCTCGTCCGTGTCCGCGCGGCGCGGCGCGGCGACAAGGGTCACGACAGGGCCAGCTTCTCGGCGAGGTCTTGGAGCCGTACGCGGGACAGGGCGAGGTTGGCGTGCGCGCGGTCGAGCCATACGTGGACGAAGACGTTGGTGTCGAACTGGGTTTCGACGAAGCGCAGCAGATGGAACGCGGTGCGGGTGGTCACGATGATGTCCTCGACCGGGGTGTCCGCGGCGACGAATCCGCCGCCGGGGGCCGCGAACGCCGCGTATTCGGCGGTGAGCCGGGCGAGTTCGGCGGTTTCGGCGGCAGTCGTCTCGTGGTCGCCGTTCGGTGACGCGCCGACGGTGCCGAGCGCGAGGCCACTGACCCACTCGACGACGGACGCGCCCAGTGCGCCCGGCAAGTCCATGGCCTGATGCAGGCACTCGTCGATCCCTGGCACGCGCGGCTCCCCTCCTGCGTGGCGGCTGTGATCGAGACGCTACGCAGTGCGCACACGCGAACGAGTGAAATCCCGTGTTTCCCACGGAGGTTCGGGTGCACGGGCATAGGATTCGCCCCCGACCGCCACGAACTGGCCATCACCACAAGGCAATTGCCGACGTTCGCGGGCATACCGCACCGTCGGCGACGCGCCGATCCCCCACCCCCAACCAACCACGACACCGCCACCGGAGAACAATTCGCGTCCCCCGGGACCGTGCCGGACCGCGCGGGGCAGGACTGCCCGCCCGCCGTCGCCGCGCGGTCCGGTTCCTGATGGTCGTGTCGGCGGCTTCTCGCGGAGCCTTTCTCAGCTCAGGCGTTCGATGATGGTCACATTGGCCTGGCCGCCGCCCTCGCACATCGTCTGGAGGCCGTAGCGCCCGCCGGTGCGTTCCAGGTGGTGCAGCAGCGTCGTCATCAGGCGGGCTCCCGTGGCGCCGAGGGGGTGGCCGAGGGCGATCGCGCCGCCGTTGGGGTTGACCTTGTCGTGCTCGGCCTTGACGTCCTTCATCCAGGCCAACACCACCGGCGCGAAAGCCTCGTTGATCTCGATCGCGTCCATGTCGTCGATGGTCAGGCCGGTTTTGGCGAAGGCGTATTCGGTGGCCGGGATCGGTGCCGAGAGCATCTCGATCGGCGACGCGCCCCGCACGCTGATGTGGTGGATGCGTGCGCGCGGGGTCAAGCCGTGGCGTTTCAGGGCCTGTTCGGAGACGAGGAGCAGCGCGGCGGCGCCGTCCGCGATCTGCGACGCGACGGCGGCGGTCATGCGCCCGTCGGCGAGGAGGGTCCGCAGCTCGGCCATTTTCGCCAACGTCGTGCCGCGGCGCGGGGGTTCGTCGAGGACGATGTCCGTGCCGCCGACGTTCACGGGGGCGATCTCCCGGGTGAAGAATCCGTTGTCGATCGCGTGCAGGGCGCGTTCGTGCGAGGCGAGGGCGTACTCTTCCATCTGACGGCGTGTGATGTCCCAGCGCCGGGCGATGAGTTCGGCGCCGTGGAACTGGTCGACGGGTTGGTCGCCGTACCGTTCGACCCAGCCGGTGGAGCCGGAGAAGGGGTCGTCGAAGCCGAACTGCCGCGCCGAGGTCATGGCCGCGGAGATCGGGATCTGGTTCATGTTCTGGACGCCGCCCGCGACCACGACATCGCTGGTGCCCGACATCACCGCCTGCGCGGCGAAGTGGACCGCCTGCTGCGACGATCCGCACTGGCGGTCGACGGTGACGCCCGGCACCGCCTCGGAGTAGCCGGCGGCGAGCCACGCGGTGCGGGCGATGTCGCCGGCCTGCGGGCCGATCGCGTCGACGCATCCGAAGATGACGTCCTCGACGGTGTCCGGGTCGATGCCGCTGCGCTCGACGAGGGCCTTGAGGACGTGTGCGCCCAGGTCGGCGGGGTGGACCCCGGCGAGCGAGCCTTTCTTGCGGCCGACCGGCGTGCGGACCGCCTCGACGATGTATGCCTCGGGCATCGGTTCTCCCAGCTCTTCGGCCTCTTCGGCGTGACGTGCGGACGTGTCTCGTCGCGACGCTCGAGGAATTGACGTCGCTCTCAAGCGTGAACTGACGACCCGTCAGTTATATGCTGCTCCCCGCGCCCGGCGAAACGCCGACAGCGCGGACAGCGTGAGGAGTGTCCGGATGGATCTCGAATTCACCGCTGAGGAACGGCAGTTCAGGCAGGAGGCCCGCGCCTGGCTGACCGCCAACGTGCCGGCCGAACCGCTGCCGTCGATGGACACCGAGGACGGCTTCCGCCGGCATCAGGCCTGGGAGAAGCGGCTCTTCGACGCGCGCTGGGCGGTCGTCTCGTGGCCCGAGGAGTACGGCGGGCGCGACGCCGGCCTGACCGAGTGGCTGATCTTCGAGGAGGAGTACCACCGCGCGGGCGCCCCCGGCCGGGTCGGCCAGAACGGGATCTTCCTCTTCGCCCCCACGCTCTTCGCGTTCGGCGACACGGCGCAGCGGGACCGCTACCTGCCCGCGATGGCGTCGGGCGAGGAGATCTGGGTGCAGGGCTGGTCCGAACCCGAGGCCGGATCCGACCTCGCCAACGTGCGGTCCCGTGCCGTCCGCGACGACGCGCACGGCGGCTGGCGGCTGACCGGGCAGAAGATCTGGAGTTCGCGCGGGACATACGGCCACCGGCTCTTCGGCCTCTTCCGCACCGACCCGGACTCGCGCCGCCACCACGGGCTGACGTACTTCATGGTCGACCTCGCGTCGCCCGGCGTGACCGTGCGGCCGATCGCGCAGCTCGACGGCGAGCCCGGCTTCGCCGAGATCTTTCTCGACGACGTGTTCGTGCCGGACGCCGACGTCCTCGGCGCGCCCGGCGAGGGCTGGACGATCATGATCGCCACGACCGGCAGCGAACGCGGGCTCAACCTGCGCAGCCCCGGCCGGTTCCTGGAGCCCGCGCGGCGGCTGCTCGACCTGTACCGGCGGCGCGGCGGGGACGAGTCGCTGCGCGACGCGGTCGTCCGGGCGTGGATGGACGCGGAGGCGTACCGGCTCTTCACCTTCGGCACCGTCACCAAGCTGCTCGACGGCGGCCGGATCGGCGCGGATTCGTCGGTCAACAAGGTGTTCTGGTCGCAGATGGACGTCGAGTCGCACGCGACCGCGCTGCGACTGCTGGGCGAGTACGGCGAGTTGGACGCGGGATCCCCCGAAGCGGTCGACGACGCACGCTGGTTGGACGGCTTCCTGTTCGCCCTCGGCGGTCCGATCTACGCGGGGACCAACGAGATCCAGCGCAACACCATCGCGGAACGCGTCCTCGGCCTGCCCCGGGCCCGGTGAGCGGCTGCCGGGCCAAGGCCCGAAGCCTTGCGGACGAAGGGAACTGACGATGCGTCTGGCATACGGCGAAGAGCAGCACCTGTTCGGCGAGACGGTCCGCGACTTCCTGGCCGCGCACTGCACCGCCGAGCACGTACGGGCCGCATGGGCGGCGGACACCGCCGTCTCGGCGCGCTGGGCGGAGCTGGCGAAGCTCGGGGTGACCGGTCTCGTGGTGCCGGACGACCACGACGGACTCGGGCTGGGCGAGGAGGAGTTGTCGGCGGTTCTGGAGCAGGCCGGGTACGCGGCGCTGCCCGATCCGCTGGTGGAGGCCGCCGTCGCGAGCGGCATCCTCGCCGAATTCGCCCCGGACGCGGGGTGGTTGGCGCGGATCGCGCGGGGGGAGTCCGTGGCGTCCGTCCTGCTGCCGGGGCAGGCCTTCGCGGTCGAGGCGCGGGCCGCGGACCTCGTGGTGGTCGGCATCGCCCCGGCCGACGCACCCGCCGAGATCCATGTCGTCGACCCCGCCGACTGCACCCTGACCGCGCAGGTTTCCGTCGACCGCGCGCGCAAACTGTTCCGCGTGGGCTTCGACCCGGTTCCGGAGACCCTGGTCGCGTCGGGCCCGGCCGCGGCGACCGCGCTCGCGCGCGCCGCCGACCGGGGAGCGCTCGGCACCGCGGCGTTCCTCCTGGGCCTGACGCGGCGCATGCTCGACATGACGGTCGCGTACGCCAAGCAGCGCGTGCAGCGCGGCGTGGTGATCGGCACCCACCAGTCGGTGCAGCATCACTTGGCGAACGTGCTGGTCAAGCTGGAGTTCGCGCGCCCGGTGGTGATGCGCGCGGCGTACTCCCTGGCCCGGGGCCTGCCCTCGGCACCGCGCGACGTGTCGATGGCCAAGATCTACGCGGGCGAGGCCGCCGACCTGGCCGCCCGCAACGCTCTCCAGGTCCACGGCGCGATCGGCTACACCGAGGAACACGACCTCCACCTCTTCATGAAGCGCGCCTGGGCACTGACCGCCGCGTGGGGCGACGCGAGCCGGCACCGCGCGCGCGTGGCGGCGGACCTCCTGGGCGACGCCCCGGCGCCGATGACCCCGGAGCTGTGAGCACTCCGTGACGGCGCGGAGCGTATGACGGGATGCGGTGACGCGCGAGTCGCGAGCGCCGCGGGCTCGCATGCGCGTCGGCGGGATCACCGCTGTTCGCTGTGCGTCGATCCGGCGACATCCGGGACGTCGCCGCCCGCCGCGTCCGCCGCGACGCGCCGGCCGCCCTCGTCACATCGATCGCGTCCGGCGACGCCGGGAACCGCGTCGACGTCGCCACTCGCCCGGTGTCCGGCGCCCACCGACAAGCCCCGGCGGCGTGGTGCCGCGCTCGTCTCAGGAGACGTTCCGCCGCGTCTTGTCCGGTGGCGGACGCGGATTGATCGGCGGGCGCGGCAGCATCGACGTGTGCTCCTCGAACGCCCTCCGCGCCTCGGCCCGGCGGGCACGGGACGCCTTCGTCCCGCGCACGCCGAACAACTCGACGACCCCCAGGGCGACCAGGACGATCAGGACGGGCCACCGGCTTTCCACGGCCATCAGGTCTCCGAGGGTCACAGGATCGCTCCTCGTCTCATCGGGTGCGCCGCGGCCACGCGCGGCGGCGCGAACCTGAGCCGTGGCCCTGCGGCGAACGCGCACGCCGACGCCGCGCCGGCGCTGCCGCCGACCACCGTGTGCGTCGGTGCGGTCGCGACGACGTGCGCGTCCCGGCCGTCGCGCGTGACCTCCACCGCGGGCGCGCCGGCCGACGACGCGGGCGACGGGGGTATCGCGGTCACGGCCGCGGTGTCGCGGCCGAGCGTCGGCGGGGCGCCGCCGAGGTACACGAGGCTCCGCGGCCCGGCACCCCCGCGTCGAGCCCCGCCGGAAGCGTCCGTTCGACCGACGGAGACGGGCCCGGGCGGCCGGCATCGTCCGAGGTGCGATCCGGTGACGGGCAGGCGACCAGGCATGCTGCCGAGTCAACCGCCATGGCTCCCCGCGACCCATGGGGCAAGCGCCCGAACCGGGGTGGGGCCAGCCCCACCTTTGCGACGCGGGCGGCCCGGCGGGGGCGACGGCGCCCGCTCACGCCACGTGCCGCCCACGTCGACACGCGTTGTCGGCCTCCTTGCCCGACGCCGTCGCCGACCCGCGAGGCCGTCGCCGTCGTCGACGGCGCTCTCGCGGTGTTCCCTCACGCGGCGGCGGTGCGCTCGCCCCGTGCAGCGTCCCGCCGTGCGCGCGGCCGGGTCTGTCACACGCCGGTCGCCCCACCCGACGGCCAGGTTCCGGGTGCCGCCGGCTCACCGCACTCGGAACTCCTTCGTACGCCGGGCGAACAGCGCCTCCTGGTCGTCCCCGGGGATGTTGCCCATCGTGATCAGATGCGGCGCGATCGTCAGCGCCTGCACCCGGGTCAGGTCGCGCGCCGCCCACAGCGCGCGCAGTGAGCCCTGCACGCTGTGCGGCGGGTACGACGCGATGACCTCGGCGGCCCAACGTGCGGTCTCGTGCAGTCGGTCGGCGGGGACGACCTGCGAGACCAGGCCCGTCTCGTACGCCCGTCGCGCGCTCATCCGCTCGGCGTTGCCCAGCAGCGTCAGCCGCATGACCTCGCCGAACGGCATGCGCTGGGCGAGGTGTGTCGACTCGAAGCCGGAGACCATGCCGTACGTCGTGTGCGGGTCGAAGAACGTCGCGTGGTCGGCGGCGATCACGAACTCGCATTCACCGAGCAGGTAGAACGCGCCGCCGCACGCGATGCCGTTGACCGCGACGATGAGCGGCTTCCACAACTCGGCGGTCTTCGGGCCGATTTTGGGCATCGGGTCCACGGGCATGTACGGCGACTTCGGCTGGGGCACGGTCACGGCACGGTCGATGCCGGTGCAGAAGGCCTTGTCGCCGGCGCCGGTGAGCACGATGACGCGCACGCCGTCGTCCTCGCGCAACTCCCGCCACAGTCCGTGCAGTTCATCCATCATCTCCAGGTCGAAGGCGTTGAGCCGGTCGGGCCGGTTCAACGTGACCCAGGCGATGCCGTCGGCTTCCTCGTACCCGAGCGTCTCGAACTTGCGCATGGAGCCCGTCCTTTGCCTCGACCGGGGTGGTTCTTGTCGTCGCGCCTTTTCCCTCGCCCACATCTGACGTACCGTCAGCTAGACCTTAGAGCACCGGTGACCCGCAGCGGACCCTCTCAGGAGCGATCATGCAGAGCGATCTGGGCCCGGACGGCATCCCCGCGCTCGTCGAGAGCGCCGCCGCGCGCTTCGGCGACAGTGAGGCCGTCGTGGACGTGGACGGTACGACTCGCACCACTTTCGCCGAACTGCGCGACGCCGTACGGGCCGCCGCCGCGGCGGCGATCGCCGCGGGCGTCGGGAAGGGCGACCGCGTCGCGATCTGGGCACCCAACAGCCGCGACTGGATCACCGCCGCCCTCGGCGCGCTCACCGCGGGCGGCGTCCTCGTGCCGATGAACACCCGGTACAAAGGCGCCGAAGCGCGGTACGTCCTGGCCAAGACCCGCGCCAAACTCCTCTTCGTCTCCGGCACGTTCCTCGGCACGTCCTACGTCGCCATGCTCCGCGACGCCGCGGGCACCCCGACCGCCGACCGCCCGTTCGCCGACCTCCCCGACCTGACGCGGACCGTCGTCCTCGCCGACACCGCACCCGAACGGTGCACGGCCTGGCCGGACTTCCTGGCCGCCGGGTCCGCGGTGGCACCCGGCACGGTCACCGCCCGCGCGGCGACCGTCACCCGCGAGGACATCGGCGACATCATCTTCACGTCCGGAACCACCGGGCGCCCCAAGGGAGTCATGACCGCGCAGGGCCAATCGCTCCGGGTCTTCGCGACGTGGGCCGACGCCGTGGGGCTCACCGAGGGCGACCGCTACCTCGTCGTCAACCCGTTCTTCCACACCTTCGGCTACAAGGCCGGCCTGCTCGCGAGCCTCCTCACCGGGGCGACGATGATCACGCAGGCGGTCTTCGACGCCGACGCGGCGCTGGCCGCGATCCAGGACGAGCGCGTGACCGTGCTCCCCGGCGCGCCGACCGTCTACACGTCCCTTCTCGACTCCGGCAAACGCCGCGAGTACGACCTGTCATCGCTGCGCCTCGCCGTCACCGGAGCCGCCGCGGTACCGCTCTCCCTCGTCCGGCGGATGGGCACCGACCTCGGCTTCGACACCGTCCTGACGGCGTACGGCCTCACCGAGTCGTGCGGCACCACCACCATGTGCCGCCGAGGCGACCCGCCCGAGATCGTCGCCACCACCTCGGGACGCGCGATCGACGGCGTCGAGGTGGCCACCGTCGACGCGGCCGGCAAGCCGACCGCGCCCGGCGACCCCGGCGAGGTCGTCATCCGCGGCTACAACGTGATGCGCGGCTACTTCGAGGACCCCGAGGCCACCGCGGAGGCGATCGACGCGGACGGGTGGCTGCGCACCGGTGACGTCGGAATCCTCGACACCCGGGGCAACCTGCGGATCACCGACCGCATCAAGGACATGTACATCGTCGGCGGCTTCAACGCCTACCCCGCCGAGATCGAGTCCGCTCTCGCCGCCCACCCGTCCGTCTCCGAGGCCGCGGTCGTCGGCGTCCCGGACCGGCGCCTGGGCGAGGTCGGCAAGGCCTACGTCCTGCTCCGCCCGGGCACGTCGGCCACACCGGAGGAGATCATCGCCTTCTGCCGCCGCGCGATGGCGAACTACAAGGTGCCGAGGTCCGTGGAGATCGTGTCGGAACTGCCGCGCAACGCGATGGGCAAGGTCCTGAAATACGAACTCCGCGCGCGGGCCGCCTCGTCCGACCGGTGACGCCCGAGCCGTCGCGGCTGCGTCGCCGGCCTCGGTGCGGTGCCGGGTGGGTCAACTCGAGTGAGGAGCCGCCGTGTTGGCCCGGTCTCGGCGAACGGGGTGCCGCGGCGGGGTCGTTCGCCGCGTCGGGCCTCACGCGGCGTGGCCTCACGGTCGGCGCGGCGTTGTCGGGACGGCGGCGCCGGGCCCGCCCCGGGCCGCCGACACGTCCGATTCATTCAAGAACGATCGCCGTGCCGGTGCCTAGTGTCCCGGTATGACGTGGATCTCTGACGACGTGATCGAGCGCGCCGCGCGGTTCCTGTGGACGACGGCCCGCGTGCTGGAGCAGCGCCGCTTCGCCTGGCACTTCCTCGGCGGGGGCGGCGGGCCGGGCGGAGTGCTGGACGCGCTGGACGCCTACCGGACGGAGGACGGAGGCTACGCGTACGGGCTCGAACCGGACGTACGCGGGCCCGCGCCGCAACCGTCGACACTCCGGGCGGCGGTCCCGGTGCTGGCGGAGACGGGAGCGCTCGGCGACACCCGGACGGCGGCGCTGTGCGACTGGCTGGCCGGTGTCACCGAACCGGACGGCGGGGTTCCGGCGGCGCTGCCGACGCTGCGGCCGTATCCGCACCCGCCGTGGATCCGCGTCCCCGACGCCCTGACGGGCGGCCTGCTGCCGACCGGCTGGATCGTCGGCCCGATGCTCCGGGCCGATGTCCCGCACCCGTGGGTCGCCGGTGCCTCCGACTTCTGCCGGGGTGCCGTCGACGCCCTCACCGAGTCACGCGCCGAGACGCATCCGTACGAGGTGCACGCGGCGCTGGCGTACCTTGAAGGCGCCCCGGACCGCGTCTGGGCGCGCGAGGCAGCCGCGCGTCTGGGCGAACTCGTCCGCGAGCAAAGGCTGGTCGTACTCGACCCCACCCACCCCGAACAGGTGCGCATCCCCCCGGGCTACGCCGCCGGGGAGTTCCACTTCCCGCACGACTACGCCCCGGCGCCGGACAGCCTCGCCCGTCCGTGGTTCTCCGAGACGGAGATCGAGAACAGTCTCACCCACCTGGTGAACTCCCAGGAGGAGGACGGAGGTTGGCCCGTCCGCTGGGCGCGGTGGTCGCCGACGACCCACACCGAGGCCCGCCCGATGGTCACGCTGGACGCGCTGCTGATCCTCCGCGACTACAGCAAGTAGCGGTCGTCGCACGGCCCGGAGCGGTCGCTTCCGGTTCATGGTGGGCGATTTTCCGTCGTCTCGGCACCCGAATGCCGTAGTCCGGCACGGCCCAACCAATGAGGCTGTAACGTCCGGTGCCGAGACGAAAGGGGATGGAGTTCGCGATGCACTCCCGGATGGTCTGGCGCAAGAGCTCACACAGCACCCAGGAAAGCGCCTGCGTCGAAGTCGCCTCGACGGGCCGCTTCCTCGCCACCCGCGACTCCAAGCGCGCCGACGGCCCGAGGCTGGAGTTCCGCGGCACCGCTTGGCACGCCTTCACCGGCGCGGTGCGCGGCCGACGGTGACCCGGCGCGCCTCGGCCTCGCGCCGGGGCCCGCGCCCGGTTTCGGTCCCGATCCCGGTCGCGCGCCCGGCTCTGGCGCCGCGCCCTGTGCCCGGTTCCGCGCCCGTCCTCGCGTCGAGCCTCGCCCCGGGCCTCGCGCCCGGTTTCGGTCTCGTGCCCGGTCCCGCCCCCGATCTCGCGCCGCGTGCTGTGCCCGGTCCCGCGCCCGGGTCTCGCGCCGCCTCTCGCGCCCGGTCCCGGTCTCGCGTCGGGCCTCGCCCCGCGCCTCGTGCAGCCCGATTCCGCCCGGTCCGCGCCGGTCCCGCGCCCGCCCAACCCCTCGTGACGATTGTCTGATGCAGCGTCAGGTCCCAGGATGGGGGGCTCTTGGCGGCAGGCGACGAAGGGGCACCATGGCGGCGATCTTGGGTTCCGGCGGGTTGCACTACGGCATGCAGTTGCCGATCCAGGCGCAAAGCGCGTTGTTCGCGGAGGAGTGGGAGAAG is from Yinghuangia sp. ASG 101 and encodes:
- a CDS encoding transcriptional regulator, which encodes MTLVAAPRRADTDEHHRTPRTAPPPAPGLRHAAPRDPGPEPGHAPDHEPGPAPDRAARPPGTAAPPPTPVAPLPRRLPRRTPNPDSDPTPGRGPGPGATAPAPPTDALLALLAEDPSASGVLLSGTGALYLRRGEVVHAESPAAPTLDTLLAAGGRLTPDAWRQAVDRAGEDGRVGRHLLERHLLGTGELEIAHLAALFDAAYFTLAPDAGPVRFRPGGAHGLGPIRPVSAPAVARECRRRRVLLDRAFPDARLDVSPVLRRPEAPPPRAAFRRAVLDLADGVRTPGGIAHLLGRPAFHVLAEVRRMAAAGLVAPPHPDPGPPAGARPPDPSAPPWPGDAPGTAPPDIELLRRIRDALEARL
- a CDS encoding roadblock/LC7 domain-containing protein, with product MKRALWQRAGRRKPHVPVAEAEVLDEIRRLRARLPQVTGAVAAGVDGLVIAQDAAGPEGESIAALTAASLAVAVRMAATTGRGDFRELLIRGDDGYVATYAAGPLAVLTVLAEPRTNIGRLHLESRLSGARIADLVTEALKARENGA
- a CDS encoding acetyl-CoA C-acetyltransferase translates to MPEAYIVEAVRTPVGRKKGSLAGVHPADLGAHVLKALVERSGIDPDTVEDVIFGCVDAIGPQAGDIARTAWLAAGYSEAVPGVTVDRQCGSSQQAVHFAAQAVMSGTSDVVVAGGVQNMNQIPISAAMTSARQFGFDDPFSGSTGWVERYGDQPVDQFHGAELIARRWDITRRQMEEYALASHERALHAIDNGFFTREIAPVNVGGTDIVLDEPPRRGTTLAKMAELRTLLADGRMTAAVASQIADGAAALLLVSEQALKRHGLTPRARIHHISVRGASPIEMLSAPIPATEYAFAKTGLTIDDMDAIEINEAFAPVVLAWMKDVKAEHDKVNPNGGAIALGHPLGATGARLMTTLLHHLERTGGRYGLQTMCEGGGQANVTIIERLS
- a CDS encoding acyl-CoA dehydrogenase family protein — encoded protein: MRLAYGEEQHLFGETVRDFLAAHCTAEHVRAAWAADTAVSARWAELAKLGVTGLVVPDDHDGLGLGEEELSAVLEQAGYAALPDPLVEAAVASGILAEFAPDAGWLARIARGESVASVLLPGQAFAVEARAADLVVVGIAPADAPAEIHVVDPADCTLTAQVSVDRARKLFRVGFDPVPETLVASGPAAATALARAADRGALGTAAFLLGLTRRMLDMTVAYAKQRVQRGVVIGTHQSVQHHLANVLVKLEFARPVVMRAAYSLARGLPSAPRDVSMAKIYAGEAADLAARNALQVHGAIGYTEEHDLHLFMKRAWALTAAWGDASRHRARVAADLLGDAPAPMTPEL
- a CDS encoding acyl-CoA dehydrogenase family protein, producing MDLEFTAEERQFRQEARAWLTANVPAEPLPSMDTEDGFRRHQAWEKRLFDARWAVVSWPEEYGGRDAGLTEWLIFEEEYHRAGAPGRVGQNGIFLFAPTLFAFGDTAQRDRYLPAMASGEEIWVQGWSEPEAGSDLANVRSRAVRDDAHGGWRLTGQKIWSSRGTYGHRLFGLFRTDPDSRRHHGLTYFMVDLASPGVTVRPIAQLDGEPGFAEIFLDDVFVPDADVLGAPGEGWTIMIATTGSERGLNLRSPGRFLEPARRLLDLYRRRGGDESLRDAVVRAWMDAEAYRLFTFGTVTKLLDGGRIGADSSVNKVFWSQMDVESHATALRLLGEYGELDAGSPEAVDDARWLDGFLFALGGPIYAGTNEIQRNTIAERVLGLPRAR
- a CDS encoding HhH-GPD-type base excision DNA repair protein; this translates as MTTIHLAQQPDADALLGRSPLAALIGMLLDQQIPMEWAFNGPHTIARRMGGDDLDAHAIAAYDPEAFAALVAEKPAVHRYPGSMAKRVQQLCRYLVDHYDGDAAAVWKGVATGKDLFARLNALPGYGTQKAQIFTALLGKQYGVTPEGWREAAGAYGEEGSFRSVADITGPESLAKVRATKQEAKQAAKAAKAAKKS